Proteins encoded by one window of Lycium barbarum isolate Lr01 chromosome 11, ASM1917538v2, whole genome shotgun sequence:
- the LOC132617527 gene encoding probable inactive receptor kinase At2g26730, translating to MDNLLKLIVSVIFSVYFIRFCNGGELIESKSFLNFILAIDPNNVLRIDRNALVPYPCYYKLHGVKCNTRTREVIEIRLENKNLSGIIDAESLCKLSKLRVLSLAGNKIQGTVPESISTCKSLIVLDLSNNFLSGNSSVLLQSLTMLKNLKKLNISKNSFTFSQVLRGVTIKESTYVLNGIAPSSTAESDNTKTKNYHMSLIFWVLIFLGIALALVVLSFLCMRCVRRKAKDKEVIKEVVNYPSPRKTPSAEVVDGVCNTEEKSSELFFFMESVEKFTMDDLLEATANLRKQGLCSSLYKVHISGSGVFAVKRLKKLQVGFKEFSETMEKIGNLKHQNVLPLVAYYTSNEEKMLIYKYQNNGSLLTLFENYVEGKRNFPWKLRLSIAVGIARGFAYIYRSSKKGNVIPHGNIKPSNILLNENEEPLISEYGYCKFIDPNKSCLYKDNGYTAPEETLTEGADAYSFGVILLELLTGKVVEKTGLDLVKWVKSIVREEWTGEVFDSEVANFEMYAFPLLNVALKCVDRLPEERPTMAEIFEIIKEVVNDQEDISPSSMTSFESTPGSMIMPFSLSTFHR from the exons ATGGACAATCTTCTCAAGTTGATTGTAAGTGTTATATTTTCTGTTTATTTTATCAGATTCTGTAATGGAGGTGAGTTAATAGAGTCCAAGtcctttctcaattttattcttgCTATTGATCCAAACAATGTACTACGAATTGATCGGAATGCTTTAGTGCCTTACCCTTGCTACTACAAATTACATGGTGTTAAGTGCAATACACGTACCCGTGAAGTCATAGAAATAAGGCTTGAGAACAAGAATCTCAGTGGGATAATCGATGCAGAATCACTCTGCAAACTCTCAAAATTAAGAGTTCTTAGCTTAGCCGGGAACAAGATTCAAGGGACAGTTCCTGAATCGATATCAACGTGTAAAAGTTTAATTGTTCTTGATCTCAGCAACAACTTTCTTAGTGGTAATTCATCAGTACTACTGCAGTCTTTGACAATGCTCAAGAACCTTAAAAAACTGAACATTTCTAAGAACAGTTTCACTTTCTCACAAGTGTTGAGAGGTGTAACGATTAAAGAATCTACATATGTGTTAAATGGTATCGCTCCATCTTCAACTGCAGAAAGTGACAATACAAAGACAAAGAATTATCATATGAGTTTGATATTTTGGGTCCTCATATTTCTTGGGATTGCGCTTGCCTTAGTGGTTTTATCATTCTTGTGCATGAGATGTGTTAGAAGAAAAGCGAAGGACAAGGAGGTTATAAAAGAAGTAGTTAATTACCCGTCTCCTCGAAAAACTCCCTCAGCTGAGGTTGTAGATGGAGTATGTAACACTGAAGAGAAAAGCTCAGAACTTTTCTTTTTCATGGAATCCGTTGAAAAGTTTACGATGGACGATCTTCTTGAAGCAACCGCAAACTTAAGAAAACAAGGCCTTTGCAGTAGCCTTTATAAGGTACATATCAGTGGCAGTGGTGTCTTCGCAGTCAAGAGACTGAAGAAACTACAAGTAGGGTTCAAGGAATTTAGCGAAACAATGGAAAAGATAGGGAACTTGAAGCATCAAAATGTACTTCCACTTGTTGCTTATTACACTAGCAATGAAGAAAAAATGCTCATCTACAAATACCAGAACAATGGAAGTCTACTAACCCTTTTTGAAA ATTATGTAGAGGGGAAAAGGAATTTCCCATGGAAACTAAGGCTGTCAATTGCAGTTGGCATAGCGAGGGGTTTCGCGTACATATACAGAAGTTCAAAGAAAGGCAATGTCATTCCTCATGGCAACATCAAACCATCAAACATTCTGTTAAACGAAAATGAAGAGCCGTTAATAAGTGAGTATGGATATTGCAAGTTCATTGACCCCAACAAAAGTTGCCTCTACAAAGACAATGGTTACACAGCTCCTGaggagaccttaacagaaggagCTGATGCCTATAGCTTCGGAGTGATTCTACTAGAACTGCTGACCGGTAAAGTTGTGGAGAAGACAGGATTAGACCTTGTTAAATGGGTGAAATCCATAGTGCGGGAAGAATGGACTGGAGAGGTGTTTGATAGTGAAGTTGCCAACTTTGAAATGTATGCTTTCCCTCTACTAAATGTAGCACTCAAGTGTGTGGATCGTTTGCCAGAGGAGCGGCCTACTATGGCAGAGATATTCGAGATAATCAAGGAAGTGGTGAATGATCAAGAAGACATTTCTCCTTCTTCCATGACTTCTTTTGAATCCACCCCTGGTTCAATGATAATGCCTTTTAGTTTGAGCACTTTTCATAGATGA